A window of the Ardenticatenales bacterium genome harbors these coding sequences:
- a CDS encoding dynamin family protein — MQTILNSDQEELLKRTRDTLGRLRDVLADLKAPFEDRDALAESIRQLDELFLLVVAGEFNAGKSSFINALLGTPLLAEGVTPTTSQIYLLKFGPESKQKPIEKGVWEQTAPVELLRSINIVDTPGTNAILREHETLTTEFIPRSDLVLFVSSADRPFTESERQFLDKIRQWGKKIVIVINKIDILTDDAEVNQILDFVRQAARDLLGNVPAIFAISSKRAQRAKAGDPRLWSSSGLEPLETFIRDTLDDNGRFRLKLLNPLGVGHKLVKKQLDLTDDDLESLRRDTTLLEDVDRQMSLYHNDMQRNFESRISEINNLLFDMEMRGRNFFDEYMRLFRMPDLMRKEHIRQRFEQDVVGNTPQLIERRVGEMVDWLVEQDLRQWTAVAEHLTRRRQENDERIIGQGGPKEGTLAYDRQRLIDSIGRAAHETIASYDQRFEASQLADVARKSVIETAGLTLGGASLGALIALATHVAFLDATGVIAGITAVTLGLLVLPARRRKANQELSTKLNDLRQRLTETLNEQFDREMRRGHQRIEDAIAPFSRFVRAENQKLVAQRDHVEELEAHIAGLRAQLGG; from the coding sequence ATGCAAACGATATTGAACAGTGACCAGGAAGAGTTATTGAAGCGCACGCGGGACACGTTAGGCCGGCTGCGGGATGTATTGGCGGACCTGAAAGCGCCTTTTGAAGACCGGGACGCGCTGGCGGAGTCGATCAGGCAGTTAGACGAGTTGTTTTTGTTAGTGGTGGCGGGGGAGTTTAATGCCGGCAAATCCTCCTTCATCAACGCACTCCTGGGCACGCCCCTCCTGGCCGAAGGCGTCACCCCCACCACCAGCCAGATTTACCTCCTCAAATTCGGGCCAGAAAGCAAGCAAAAGCCCATCGAAAAAGGCGTCTGGGAGCAAACCGCCCCTGTTGAACTGCTGCGCAGCATCAATATCGTGGACACCCCCGGCACAAACGCCATCCTGCGCGAACACGAAACCCTCACCACGGAGTTTATTCCCCGCAGCGACCTGGTCCTCTTCGTCTCTTCCGCCGACCGCCCCTTCACGGAAAGCGAACGCCAATTCCTGGACAAAATCCGGCAGTGGGGCAAGAAAATCGTCATCGTCATCAACAAAATCGACATCCTCACCGATGACGCCGAAGTGAACCAGATTCTGGATTTTGTACGGCAGGCGGCGCGGGATTTGTTGGGTAATGTGCCGGCAATTTTCGCCATCTCCTCCAAACGTGCCCAACGTGCCAAAGCCGGCGACCCGCGCCTCTGGAGCAGCAGCGGCCTCGAACCCCTGGAAACATTCATCCGTGACACCCTGGATGACAACGGACGCTTCCGCCTCAAACTGCTCAACCCCCTCGGCGTCGGGCACAAACTCGTCAAAAAACAGCTCGACCTCACCGACGACGACCTGGAAAGCCTGCGCCGCGATACCACCTTGCTAGAAGACGTGGACCGGCAAATGTCCCTGTACCACAACGACATGCAGCGCAATTTTGAGAGCCGCATCAGCGAGATCAACAACCTCCTTTTTGACATGGAAATGCGCGGGCGCAACTTCTTCGACGAATATATGCGCCTTTTCCGTATGCCCGACCTGATGCGCAAGGAACACATTCGCCAGCGGTTCGAGCAGGATGTGGTGGGGAACACGCCGCAACTCATCGAACGGCGCGTCGGCGAAATGGTCGATTGGCTGGTGGAGCAGGATTTGCGACAATGGACGGCGGTCGCCGAGCATCTGACGCGACGACGCCAGGAAAATGACGAGCGCATCATCGGGCAAGGCGGTCCCAAGGAAGGCACGCTCGCCTACGACCGGCAGCGACTGATCGACTCCATTGGCCGCGCCGCGCATGAGACAATTGCCAGTTACGACCAGCGGTTTGAGGCCAGCCAGTTGGCGGATGTGGCGCGAAAATCGGTCATAGAGACAGCCGGGCTGACGCTGGGCGGGGCCAGCCTGGGCGCGCTGATCGCCCTGGCAACGCATGTCGCCTTTCTTGATGCCACGGGTGTAATTGCCGGCATCACCGCCGTCACATTAGGCTTACTCGTCCTCCCCGCCCGCCGCCGCAAAGCCAACCAGGAACTCTCCACCAAACTAAACGACCTGCGCCAACGCCTCACCGAAACCCTCAACGAACAGTTCGACCGCGAAATGCGCCGCGGCCACCAACGCATCGAAGACGCCATCGCCCCCTTCAGCCGCTTCGTGCGCGCCGAAAACCAGAAACTGGTGGCCCAGCGCGATCACGTCGAAGAATTGGAAGCGCATATCGCCGGACTACGCGCCCAGTTAGGCGGGTAA
- a CDS encoding bifunctional folylpolyglutamate synthase/dihydrofolate synthase translates to MFLRPEPITPAFAAAQAYLQQFIDYEKKMPALYGPDKMDPTRPGRLLAALGSPHERLKAIHIAGTKGKGSVAAYCAAALRAAGLKVGLYTSPHLIDFRERIRILTPADEDGRISQAAFVALVDQLRPVIPTIPGLTWFELVTALAFMHFAQEKVDIAVVEVGLGGRLDATNALTPLVAVITSISYDHTALLGETLAAIAGEKGGIIKPGVPVVIAPQPPEALRRLRDIAASRDAPTTLVGQDVTLATRALDPTLSQVAVYDQRAPNPAATERLLTLSLPGYHQQVNAAVALAALDQVQPHFPTLTTAAVQAGFAHTQWPGRLQRLPASSEEGPDILLDGAHNGDSAAKLAQALRDLFPDRRCRFLLGVTRDKDFAGILRALLPLSTNIVVTRSTHPRAADPTHLQQVAATLGGSIQISPNLVHGLRTLWQQSSPADLICVTGSLYIVGDLLNQWERLQSDLSRPTH, encoded by the coding sequence ATGTTCTTACGTCCCGAACCGATCACGCCCGCTTTTGCAGCGGCTCAAGCCTATTTGCAACAGTTCATCGATTATGAAAAGAAAATGCCGGCACTCTACGGCCCCGACAAAATGGATCCCACCCGCCCCGGTCGCCTCCTCGCCGCCCTCGGCTCCCCACACGAACGCCTGAAAGCCATCCACATTGCCGGCACCAAAGGCAAAGGCTCCGTCGCCGCCTACTGCGCCGCCGCCCTGCGCGCCGCCGGCCTCAAAGTCGGCCTCTACACCTCACCCCACCTGATCGACTTCCGCGAACGCATCCGCATCCTCACCCCGGCGGACGAAGACGGGCGCATCAGCCAGGCCGCCTTTGTCGCCCTCGTGGACCAACTGCGCCCGGTCATCCCCACCATCCCCGGCCTCACCTGGTTTGAACTCGTCACCGCCCTGGCCTTCATGCACTTCGCCCAGGAGAAAGTAGACATCGCCGTGGTGGAAGTCGGCCTCGGCGGGCGGCTGGATGCCACCAACGCCCTCACTCCCCTCGTCGCCGTGATCACGTCCATCAGCTACGACCACACCGCCTTGCTCGGCGAAACGCTGGCGGCGATCGCCGGCGAAAAAGGGGGCATCATTAAGCCGGGCGTACCCGTAGTCATCGCGCCGCAGCCGCCAGAGGCGCTGCGCCGCCTGCGCGACATCGCCGCCAGCCGTGACGCGCCGACCACGCTCGTAGGGCAGGACGTGACCCTGGCCACGCGCGCCCTGGACCCCACGCTGTCGCAGGTGGCCGTCTATGATCAGCGCGCACCCAATCCCGCCGCCACGGAACGACTGTTGACGCTGTCGCTACCGGGCTATCACCAACAGGTCAACGCCGCCGTGGCCCTGGCGGCGCTGGACCAGGTACAACCCCATTTTCCCACCCTGACGACGGCGGCGGTGCAGGCAGGTTTTGCGCACACACAATGGCCGGGACGGCTGCAACGCCTGCCGGCATCGTCCGAAGAGGGGCCGGATATTCTACTTGACGGCGCGCACAACGGGGATTCCGCGGCCAAACTGGCGCAGGCGCTGCGCGATCTGTTTCCGGACCGCCGCTGCCGGTTTTTGTTGGGCGTGACGCGGGATAAGGATTTTGCCGGCATTCTCCGCGCACTCCTCCCTCTTTCCACCAACATCGTCGTCACCCGCTCCACCCACCCCCGCGCCGCCGATCCCACCCACCTGCAACAAGTCGCCGCCACTCTCGGCGGCAGCATCCAAATCAGTCCCAATCTGGTGCATGGCCTGCGCACCCTTTGGCAGCAAAGCAGCCCCGCCGACCTCATCTGCGTCACCGGCTCGCTCTACATCGTCGGCGATTTGCTAAATCAGTGGGAACGTCTACAATCAGACTTGAGCAGGCCAACGCATTAA
- a CDS encoding YIP1 family protein, translating to MLNRIMGVLKLDANTFEEIEHDQGATMEALIIVIVVALVSGLGSGVLSDNFIGGFLSSAISAVIGWLVWSATTYFVGTSLFGGKADMGEMMRVIGYSYAPQILSFIPCVGFLALLWSLAAGFIAVRQGLDLDNVKALLTIVVGFILVLIVSFVLGLIFGVGVLGIGALTGALGG from the coding sequence ATGTTGAACCGTATTATGGGTGTGCTCAAACTGGATGCCAACACGTTTGAGGAGATCGAACACGACCAGGGCGCAACGATGGAAGCGTTGATCATCGTGATCGTCGTGGCCCTGGTCAGTGGTCTTGGCAGTGGCGTTTTGAGCGACAACTTCATTGGTGGCTTCCTTAGCTCGGCCATCAGCGCGGTCATTGGTTGGCTGGTTTGGTCGGCGACCACTTACTTCGTGGGCACATCGCTGTTTGGCGGCAAGGCGGACATGGGCGAGATGATGCGCGTTATTGGCTACTCCTACGCGCCGCAGATTCTCAGCTTTATTCCCTGTGTTGGTTTTCTGGCGCTGCTCTGGTCGTTGGCCGCGGGCTTCATCGCCGTGCGCCAGGGACTTGATCTGGACAACGTGAAGGCGTTGTTGACGATCGTGGTTGGCTTTATCCTGGTCTTGATCGTTTCCTTTGTTCTGGGCCTGATATTTGGTGTCGGTGTGTTGGGTATTGGCGCGCTGACGGGCGCACTGGGGGGATAA
- a CDS encoding DUF402 domain-containing protein: MIVYKLDETGREVWQYPATLLERHPNAVRLEAFFNRPDMDLGYTTFNRQDRFVEYFYNDRWYNVFAIYDRDDRTHKGWYCNICRPAHITAEAVRCADLALDLWVAANGQTRILDEDEFASLTIPPHDRAHGLQALRQLLTLAQNGQLPT; the protein is encoded by the coding sequence ATGATTGTCTACAAGTTGGACGAAACGGGACGCGAAGTGTGGCAGTATCCGGCCACGCTGCTAGAACGCCACCCCAATGCCGTGCGCCTGGAGGCATTCTTCAACCGCCCGGATATGGACCTGGGGTACACAACCTTCAACCGGCAGGACCGCTTCGTGGAGTATTTTTACAACGACCGCTGGTATAACGTCTTCGCCATCTATGATCGAGACGACCGGACGCATAAGGGCTGGTACTGCAACATCTGCCGCCCGGCGCACATTACCGCGGAGGCCGTGCGCTGCGCCGACCTGGCGCTGGACCTGTGGGTCGCCGCCAACGGCCAGACCCGCATCCTGGACGAAGACGAATTCGCCTCCCTGACCATCCCCCCTCACGACCGCGCCCACGGCTTGCAAGCCTTACGTCAACTCCTCACCCTCGCCCAAAACGGCCAACTCCCCACCTGA